DNA from Corynebacterium stationis:
CCTTTCAAAAAGTAATGGAAAACTACCGCGATTTAGGACTCAAGAACCTCGACGCCTGGCAGGGTCTTGCCCTCCAGGAATTCCAAGGATGCGCCGCCACCGGTGGAGATGTGGCTAAAGCCAGCTTCATCCAAACCGAGGGTGCGCACTGATGCAGCAGAGTCGCCGCCACCGACGACGGTAAAGGAACCATTGTTGGCGGTTGCATCAATAATGGCCTGCGCAACACCAGCGGTGCCCTGCGCAAACACTTCCATTTCGAATACGCCCATTGGGCCATTCCAGAACACAGTCTTGGACGAAGCCAGAACCTCAGCGAATGCCTCGACGGACTTTGGTCCGATATCCAACGACATCCAGCCCTCAGGAATGCCGTCTAGTTCGACGACCTTGTTGTCTGCATCGGCTGCAAACTCGGAAGCCGCAACGAGGTCAACTGGTAGTACGAGCTTGTCGCCAAAGCGCTCCAGCAAGGACTTGCAGTCATCAAGCTGGTCTTCCTGCAGCAAAGACTTCTGGACGTTGTAGCCCTGCGCCGCCAACATCGTGTAGCACATGCCACCACCGATGATGACCTTGTCAGCCTTATCAGCCAGGGCTTCGATAACGCCCAGCTTGTCTGAGACCTTCGCGCCGCCGAGCACAACGACATAAGGGTGCTCAGGGTTCTGCGCAACCGTCGACAGCACCTCAAGCTCCGACTGCACCAGCTTGCCTGCGTATGCCGGCAACAGCTTGGCAACATCGTAGACCGAGGCCTGCGCACGGTGCACGACACCAAAGCCATCGGAGACAAATGCACCATCGTCAGCAGCCAGAGCAGCTAATTCTGCAGCAAACTCTGCGCGCTCTGCCTCATCCTTGGAGGTCTCACGAGGATCGAAGCGCACGTTTTCAATGAGCATGACATCGCCTTCGCTTAAGCCATTGGCGCGCTCATGTGCATCTTCGCCTGTAACATCGCCAGCTAGCGCAACGAATTGCCCCAGTGCTTCACTGAGAGCCTCTGCAACCGGCGCCAGGGAGTACTTCTCGTTGACTTCTCCCTTTGGCCGTCCCAGGTGAGCACTGAGGATTACTTTCGCGCCGCCTTCGACCAAAGCTTCAATAGTCGGCAGGGAGGCATTGATGCGGCCTGGGTCGGTGATATTGCCGTCGTCATCGAGGGGAACATTAAAGTCAGAGCGAACCAGCACGTGGCGCCCATCGACGCCTTCTGCCAGCAAATCATCCAGGGACTTAAATGCCATGTCAACTCCTTGTTTCTGTGCACGATTGGCACGCAATAGAAAAATTGTGTGAAAGCTTTACCTAAAACAATACCGACCCAGCCAGTTAAGGCGGGTCGGTATAGCTCATTTCAAGCACATGGAAATATTACCAGCAGGCTTTACAGCGCTGCAGCAACCTGTGCGGTGGTGCGAACCAGCTGGGAGGTGTAGCCCCACTCGTTGTCGTACCAGCCCAGAACCTTCACCATATTTCCGCCAGTGACCTTGGTCATACCAGCGTCAAAAATGCAGCCGTGGGAATCAGAGATGATGTCGGTGGAGACGATTGGGTCTTCGGTGTACGCGAGGGTTTCACCGAATTCGCCGGCGGCTGCTTCCTTGATCGCAGCGTTGATCTCTTCCGCAGTAACGTCGCGGGACGCAGTGAAAGTCAGGTCGGTAGCAGAACCAGTGATGGTTGGAACACGCATTGCGTAGCCGTCCAGCTTGCCTTCTAATTCAGGCAGCACCAATGCGACAGCCTTGGCTGCGCCGGTGGAGGTTGGAACCATGTTGACCGCTGCGGCGCGTGAACGACGCATGTCCTTGTGTGGTGCATCCTGCAGGCGCTGGTCACCGGTGTAGGCGTGGATGGTGGTCATCAGGCCCTTTTCGATACCGAACTTCTCGTGCAGAACCTTTGCCATTGGTGCTAGGCAGTTGGTGGTGCAGGATGCAGCCGAGATGATGTTGTGGTTGGCCGGATCGTAGGTGTCCGAGTTCACGCCATAGACGAAGGTTGCATCAACATTCTTCGCAGGTGCGGAGATGATGACCTTCTTTGCGCCAGCTTCGATATGCGCCTTCGCTGCTTCGCCATCGGTGAAACGGCCAGTGGACTCGACGACGATGTCGACGTTGTTGTCAGCCCACTTGAGGTTCTTTGGGTCTGGTTCTTCGTAGACAGCAATGCGCTTGCCATTGACGATGATCGCCGAATCATCGTAGTCAATCTCCCCGTCAAAGCGCCCCAACACGGAGTCGTACTTTAGAAGATTCGCCAGGGTGGCGTTATCAGTGAGATCGTTGAGTGCCACGACTTCTAAGTCGGTGTTACCCTGCGCAATTGCGCGGAACAAGTTACGGCCAATGCGGCCAAAGCCATTAATACCAATGCGGGTGGTCACGGTAGTTGTCTCCTAAAAAGTTGGGAAGCGGAGTACGTCAAAAGCTATTGCCTGGGAGAATTACTTCAAAGATTTATATCGAGGAAGTTTCTCCGACACTGCCGATAGTACCGAGGTTCCCTACACTGCGCAGATTTATAAAAGCAAACCCACACATTCTGCGGATATTCCAACACAATCAGACTAAAATTCACGCAATTTCGAGCAAGGGCCGGCGCGATTGCAGCAGGTAAATCCATATATGTCCGATTGTGACCGAATTGCCACACATCAAGTGTGATATATGTCTCAATTAGAAAAACGCTGGCGATATCACACGCACACCGTTGCTAGTTCACAGCTTTGTTCGCCGACTGTCCTACTCGTCAGCGTCGTAGGAAAGCTCGTTGATTGCTTCATTGGTATCAGGGATACCTAGTTCTTGCGCCCGACGGTCCGCCATCGACAGCAGACGGCGAATACGGCCTGCAACAGCATCCTTGGTCATCTGCGGTTCAGCCAGTCGGCCCAGCTCTTCGAGCGATGCTTGTCGATGCTGCACTCGCAGCGTTCCAGCATCAGCCAAATGCTCAGGTACTTCATCGCCGAGGATTTCCATCGCGCGTTCCACACGCGCCGCAGCAGTCACAGCAGCGCGGGCACTACGACGCAAGTTAGCATCATCGAAGTTCACCAGACGGTTTTCAGAAGCGCGTGCTTCCCGACGGCGGCGTTTGTCTTCCCACTGCAGGCGGGTAACTTGCGCACCCATGCGTGTCAGCAGTGCACCAATGGCATCGCCATCGCGAATGACCACGCGATCGGCGCCGCGGGTTTCTTTCGTCTTGGCAGAGATGCCGAGGCGACGCGCGCAACCAACAAGCGCTAGTGCGGCTTCCTGGCATGGACACACAACTTCCAGGGAAGAAGAACGTCCCGGTTCCGTCAGCGACCCTGCCGCTAAAAAGGCGCCGCGCCACGCTGCTTCATTATCGGCAATAGAACCTGAGACCACCTGCGGTGGCAGGCCCACCACAGGATGGCCAGAACGTGTCACCAAGCCCAAACGGCGGGTTAATTCCTTTGCGCCTGCACCAATGCGCAACTGAATGCGCGATTTCTTAGTCGATCCTTGCGGACCAACAATATGGCTTGAGGCCTTAATATCGTAGAGATCTTGGATAGCGTTGATGAACCGATCGGCAATCGCCTGGTCTTCTAATTCAATCTCATATGCAAGCTGGCCATTGGAGGTGTGGAGCTGACCTGCAAAGCGAAGAATCGCTGCAACCTCGGCAGCACGGGCGCTGGGACGGGTAGTCGTCGTCGCCGTAAGTTCCTTCTTGACGTCATCGGTCAATGCCACTGTAGAAATCTCCCTGCCTTTTGAAAATACTCATCCGAGTCAGATTATTAACGATAGCGCACCTGCCCGAGCCTTTGCTCAGGCAGCTAACCGCAGTTAGCGTGGTGTGACCCACTCATCGTGCAGAGATCGAATGACGCGCGCTAGTTTAGCGGGATCGTGGCGGTTGAGCTCTAATCCATCACTAGCAACCATACAGACATCATCAAAAACGACTTCCGCACCCAACTGCGCAGCCGCACGCTGGATATGGTTACGCTCGCTACCGCTTAGCTGCATGTGAGCATTAACCACGACACGGTCAACGCGCAGCTTCGGAGCATGCTGAGCGAGCACATGAAGGTGGCGCTCTACAGAAAAGCCACTGGTCTCCCCGGGCTCCGCAGACAGGTTAAGAACCAGCACGCGCAGAGCATCAGAACGCGAAATGGCATCAACAATCTGTGGAACCAACACGTGTGGCAACACCGAAGAAAACCAGGATCCTGGCCCTAAGGTGATGATGTCCGCCTCGTTAAGAGCTTGCAGCGCCCGAGGGTTAGCTTGCGGGGCATCCGGCAAAAGATGCACGCGGCGTACTTGTCCAGGAGTTGTTGCGACTGCAACCTGTCCGCGTACTGGGCGCATGACACGGGGGTCATCGTCAAGCCCTGCGACTTCGGCTTCAATATTGAGCGGCTGATTAACCATCGGTAGCACGCGACCACGGGAGCCCGTCAAGGTCGTGACCTGGTCCAGCGCTGCCTGCATATCACCTAAGACTTCAGCCAAACCCGCAATCAGCAAGTTTCCTACTGCGTGGCCGGCAAGCGCACCGGTACCACCAAAGCGATGCTGCAATGTCGTTGCCCACAGTTGGCCATTGTCATCTTCGGGGCTAAGAGCTGACAGCGCCATGCGAAGATCGCCCGGCGGAATGATATCGAGCTCGCGGCGCAAGCGTCCCGAGGAACCCCCATCGTCTGCGACGGTGACGATGGCAGAAATATTGGTGGGATCACATTGCCGAGCGGCAAGTAAGGTCTGGAACAGACCATGCCCGCCGCCGAGACACGCGATATTAACGGAAGAAGTACTCAACACACTCCTTAGGGGATTAAAGAGCTCTGCTTGCCTGAAACCTTCAGGACAAGCAGGCCAAAAGAAAGATGTAAAAGAGCTTAGTGCACGTTAACCAGTATTGATGTCCCGGTGCAAAACGTTGACATCTAAGTCGGTGCGCTGACGCAAACGACGCACGATCTCTTCAGATACCGCGACTGAGCGATGGTGCCCACCGGTACATCCCACACCGACGGTAATAAAATTCTTGCCCTCATGGCGATAACCATCCAGCATGGATTCCAACATCACGAGGAAGTTCTCAATGAAAGGCTCCGCGGCATCTTGGCTTAACACGTAGTCAGAAACCGGTTCATCGGTTCCACGAAAGCCGCGCAGTTCTGGAATCCAGTAGGGATTCGGCAAAAAGCGCACATCTACTATGAGGTCGGCATCGCGCGGTGAACCATTCTTGAACCCAAATGATTGCACGGTCACATGTTGTTGGTTGCCGCTCATGGAGCCAAAGGAAGCTTCAATCGCGCGGCGCAGATCATGGACAGATAAAGAAGTCGTGTCGATGATGACATCTGCGGCATCGCGCACGTCTTCCATTGCCTCGCGTTCCCTGCTGATACCCATCTTTAGGGTGTCCCCATTTTGCAAAGGGTGGGTGCGGCGCACTGAATCAAAGCGGCGAATTAGAACATCATCGCGTGCATCTAAAAACAAGATGGTCGGCTTGACCTCAATGTCTTCTAGGTCCGCAAGTATTTCTCCGAAAGAACCCGGAAACACCCGCGAACGCGTATCAGTGACCACGGCCAAGGGCTTGACGGGTGGGTCATTATCCCGCCCTGCTTTGAATACCTCTGGGATTAGATGCGGCGGCAAATTGTGCGAGACATAGTAGCCTTTGTCTTCTAGAACCTTAGATGCCGAGCTCAGACCGGCACCTGACATTCCAGTCAGCAAAATCGGTGGCATCTCATTGGTTGTCATGCCCGCCAGTCTAACGTGAAATAGTTATCTCGGGAGAATAATTAAGCATTGTTGGGATTGTGATCTCAATTTATCTTCCAGTGCAACACCGCTACCGGTTTTAAGCGTGCAGATGCTCAAAAATGGTTTCCGCCATCTTTGGGCCGATGCCCTTGACTTCGGCAATCTCTTCTTGACTAGCTTCTTTGAGCTTCTTGACAGAGCCAAAGTGCTTGACCAAGTCAGTGCGCCTGGTTGGTCCCAGCCCGGGGATGGAGTCCAGCACCGAAGAACGCATGCGCTTGGAGCGTTGCTGGCGGTGATAGCTAATGGCAAAGCGGTGCGCCTCATCACGGATCTGCTGCAGCAAATACAAAGCCTGAGAATTACGCGGCAAGATGACTGGCTCATCGTCACCCGGGACCCAAATTTCTTCCAAGCGCTTGGCTAATCCCACCAAGGTCACGTCGACGATGCCTAGTTCATCAAAAACCTTTTGAGCAGCAGCTACCTGCGGGGCACCACCGTCAACGATAAAGAGTTGAGGTGGGTAGGCAAACTTCCGCGCCACATCCGTGGTTTCCTCGATGACATTTTCATCAGCAAAGTTCGATGCCTCGGCTTCTTCATCGGGAAGAGCCAATTTATCTTCGTGGTGACGCTTAAAGCGGCGACGGGTGACTTCAGCGATAGAACCGACGTCGTCCGAGCGACCATCGCCCGCGGCCTCTTTGATTCGGTAGCGCCGGTAGTCAGACTTGCGCGGCACGCCGTCTTCAAAAACAACTAGCGATGCCACAACATCGGTGCCCTGGATATGGGAGATATCCGTACATTCAATACGCAGCGGCGCGGTTTCCATGCCCAGCGCATCTTGGATATCTTGCAGCGCCGCCGAACGCGCGGTCAGATCGCCGACGCGCTTGAGCTTGTGCTGGCGCAGCGCATCCTTGGCATTCTTTTCCACCGTTTCCATCAGCGCACGCTTATCGCCGCGCTGCGGGACACGCAGATCCACTTGCGCACCACGCAGGTCTTCCAAAAGCTTAACTACCTCATCAGACTCTTGAGGCATGGTGTGCACGAGAATCTCACGCGGAATAACTTTGCCCTGACGGGGCATAGCGCGGGATTCTTGGTCTACTCCCCTGCGCTGTAATGCAGCATCTTCTTCGGCTTCAATCTTTTCGCGTTCGACGGCATCACCGTAGAACTGAATGAGAAAGTTTTGCATCAGCAAAGCAAGTGCGGGGTCGTCTTCGCCCTCGTCGACTTTCTCCAATGGGGCTTGGTCGCCCATGCGCTCTACAACCCAGCCGCGTTGGCCGCGGATACGTCCATCGCGCACGTGGAAAATCTGCACTGCGGCTTCCAGCTCATCAGTGTGAAAAGCGATGAGGTCCGCATCCGTCGAATCAGTGAAGACAACAGCTTGTTGCTCCATGATTTTATTAATGGCCTCAAGGTCATCGCGCAGGCGTGCCGCGCGTTCAAACTCTAGTGCTTCCGATGCTTCCTGCATCTGTGCCGTAAGCTGGCGTACCACCGGGCCGGTGTTACCGTTCATAAACGAGACCAGCTGATTAACAGTATCGCGGTGCTCGTCCTCGCTCACTCGCCCAATACACGGTGCATTGCACTTGCCAATATAGCCCAAAAGACACGGTCGGCCAAGGCTTTCGTGCCGGTTGTATACGCCCTTGGAGCACGTGCGCATGGGAAAGACGCGCGTGAGTAGATCCAGGGCTTCACGCACAGCCCACGCGTGGGAATAAGGCCCGAAGTAGCGCACACCTTTACGGCGCGGACCACGGTAGAAAAATGCTCGCGGAATGCGCTCGCCAACGGATACCGCCAGCATCGGATAAGTTTTATCGTCACGGTATTTGACGTTGAAGCGCGGATCGAATTTCTTAATCCACGTATATTCCAGCGCAAGAGCTTCTACTTCGCTGGCAACAACCGTCCACTCGACGCTCGCCGCGGTTTGCACCATTTGGCGAGTGCGAGGATGCAGCTGCGTGATGTCTTGGAAATAGTTCGAGAGCCGCGAGCGAAGGTTTTTCGCCTTCCCGACATATACAACGCGTTTATTTTCATCGCGGAATTTATATACGCCTGGATCTGTCGGGATGGTTCCAGGAGCAGGCCGGTAAGTGCTTGGATCTGCCACGGTGGCCAACTTCCCTTCTTTTGTGCTGGTTAATCCAGCGGCATGTACTTCGCTTCAAGTTCGCGGAAGTTCCGGGTAGCAGCAATCGCTGCTTCTTTATCGCCGGATTGGATTGCCCAGACTGGCACGTATTCGAAATTCGGCAATTCGATGCGCGCCATGCGTGAGCCTTCGGGGAAAGACATGCCGTAGATGACTTCCCACGGGTAAAAGCGCGTGCCGATGATGTTGCGGATTTCTACCCCATCAGAATTAGCGCGCAGACGTGGACGGTTGAACGCCAGCCACGCGATTATCGAAATGACGATACCGATGCCAGGGAAAGCTAGCTTATCGATGAAAGTGATATACGCACCGGTAAATTCGACATCCAGCATGATGCCCATAAAAAGGTGCACGGGAATCACAATCGCGATGCACACCCACGCCACTTTGCGCAGAAATGGCGAGGAAATAGTCAACTCCCACGGCTTCGTGGAGGTCATAGCGAAGGGATCGGCGGTGGTATACGCCAAGATCTCTTCATCAGTTAGCTTCTTCTTCGGTTGGTAGTCGCCGGGGGCACCAGCCGTTGAGTCAGTCATGGAATTAGTCATCTCCTACAGTCCGCGCTTTGATGCGCGTTCTTTGATATTACGCAATTGCAGCACAGTATCTAAAGCCGCTTGCATGGCTTCTACGCCCTTGTCTTCGGCAGCACCTGGTGCACCTGAACGATCCACCGCTTGGTCGTGGGTGTTGACTGTCAAGACGCCATTAGCAATCGGCTTGGAAGTATCCAGCGCAATTCGGGTTAGGCCCTGAGTGACGGAGTCACAGACATAATCAAAGTGCGGAGTGCCACCACGGATGACACAACCCAGTGCTACAACTGCGTCGTAGTGGCGTGCTGCTTCTTGTACCGCGACGGGAATCTCCAGTGCGCCGACGACGCGGAAACCATCTGCTTCGGCGCCAAGTTGCTGTGCATGAGCAAGCGCTCGCTCATGGAGGCGGTCACAAATATCTGCGTTCCAGGTTGCGCTGATAACCGCGACGGAGATGCCGGTGGCATCAATCGTGGCGACTTCTGGTAGTCCTTCTTTGCTCATGTTCTTGCTTTCTTCGACGTTTTCAGGGTTCTTACTTCAGCGCGTGCGCCGCGTCCCACCGCGCAACCTGCGGCAAATCGTGGTTCATGCGGTCACGCTTGGTGCGCAGGTAATCAATATTGTCTGCGTTTGGCTCTACTTCTACCGGAGTATGCGCGGACGCTTCTACCCCGAAGCCACGCAGGCCTTCGCCTTTGTGTGGGTTATTGGTCAACAGGTTTGCTGACTTGATGCCCAGATCGCGCAGGATTTGCCCGGCGACTGAGTATTCACGGGCATCTTCCGGCAAGCCTTGCTCCAGGTTGGCATCGACAGTATCGAGGCCTGAATCTTGCAGGCTGTAAGCTTTAAGCTTTGCCAAAAGTCCAATGCCGCGGCCTTCGTGACCGCGCAAGTAAATGATGATTCCCTGGCCAGCCTCTTGGATAATCTCCATAGACTGGTGCAGCTGCTGGCCACAGTCGCAACGACGGGAATGGAAGACATCGCCGGTGAGGCACTCTGAGTGCACGCGGACAAAAACATCTTCGGCACCGTTGAGTTCTTCCACGCCACCTGCAATCAGTGCCACGTGCTCTTGGCCGTCGATCTCGTGCTTGTAGCCCAGTGCGGTAAAAGAGCCGAAGTCCGTCGGCAACTGGGTTTCGACCGTGCGACGTACCTGAGTCTCATTGTGACGGCGCCATTGGATGAGCTGCTCGATGGATATCATCTTCAAGTCATGCTCATCAGAAAAACGACGCAGCTCTTCGGAACGAGCCATCGTGGTCGGGTCTTCTTCAGAGACGATTTCACACAAAACACCCGCTGGACGCAGGCCCGCCAAGCGAGCCAAGTCGATGGCGGCTTCCGTGTGCCCATCACGCTCAAGCACACCATTAGGACGCGCAGCCAGCGGAACCACATGCCCTGGGCGGGTAAAGTCATCCACCACGCTCATAGGGTCTGCGAGACGGAGCATAGTTTCTGCGCGGCTAGTGGCGGAGATTCCGGTGGTGCCTGTATTTGCATCAACTGTGACGGTATACGCAGTACCGCGCACGTCTTCATTCCTGCCCATCATCGGTGGCAAGTTCAAACGCTTGCAGTCTTCAGGCAGCAAAGGCACGCAAATATAACCCGAGGAATAGCGCACCATAAAAGCTACGAGCTCAGGTGTTGCAAGCTCCGCGGCGAAAATCAGGTCACCCTCATTCTCGCGGTCCTCGTTGTCAACTACAACTACTGCCTTGCCGGCAGCGATATCCGCAATCGCCTCCTCGATGGAGTCCAGACGAACTGCGCTATTTAAAGGTGCGTTCATAGCTATCTAGCTTAGTCTCTACCCTTGTTAAACCTCGCCTTGGGGGCGAACCATCTTCTCGACATACTTCGCTAACACGTCAACCTCGAGATTAACCAGATCACCTTCGGCTAAATCACCCAAGATGGTGTCGCGCAAAGTAACTGGAATCAAAGAGACCTCAAACCAGGTTTCCCCAATTGCAGATACCGTCAAAGACGTGCCGCTAATCGCAATCGAGCCCTTTTCAACAACATAACGTGCTAGATCCGCAGGCAATTCGAAACGCAAAATATCCCAGTGCTCCGACGGAGTGCGGGAGATAAGTTTGGCGGTGCCATCGACATGGCCTTGCACGATATGCCCGCCCAATCGGGTGGTAGGTAGCAATGCGCGTTCGAGGTTTACCGTGCTCTGTGGCGCAAGTTCACCCAAAGCTGAGCGGTTTAGAGATTCCTGCATAATGTCGGCGATAAACGTCGCGTCTCCCAACTCCGCGACGGTCAAGCACACGCCGTTGACAGAAATGGAGTCTCCTAGTTGAGCATCAGCGGTTACCACCGGTGCCCCAATTTGCATGCGGATAGAATCCCCAAGCTCCTCCAGCGCGATAACCTTGCCTTTTTCTTCAACCAGCCCAGTAAACAACCAATTCTCCTTTAGTGAAATTATTTAGTGAGTGCAGTACGCACGTAGTTGATTAATAAATCATCGCCCAGCGCCAGAACCTGCCCGCGGGCAAAGCGCGCTGCGCCTTTCAACGTATTGGTCAACGGATGTGCCAAGACCGAAATTCCCTCACCGAGTAGGAGCGGCGCCTGGTAGACCTGCAACCAATCCACCAGTCCTTGGTTGGCAAAGCCTGAGGCCAAACCTGCTCCGCCTTCGACCAGCACATCACGGGCGCCGGTGGCATAAAGCTCGGCCAGAGCTTCACCGATGGTGGCATATTGCTCAAATCCAAGCCGGTTGAGATTAGACGCGGCATCACCGGCATCGGCAATATTGCGACGGCCAATGACAACTCGCCGG
Protein-coding regions in this window:
- the gap gene encoding type I glyceraldehyde-3-phosphate dehydrogenase is translated as MTTRIGINGFGRIGRNLFRAIAQGNTDLEVVALNDLTDNATLANLLKYDSVLGRFDGEIDYDDSAIIVNGKRIAVYEEPDPKNLKWADNNVDIVVESTGRFTDGEAAKAHIEAGAKKVIISAPAKNVDATFVYGVNSDTYDPANHNIISAASCTTNCLAPMAKVLHEKFGIEKGLMTTIHAYTGDQRLQDAPHKDMRRSRAAAVNMVPTSTGAAKAVALVLPELEGKLDGYAMRVPTITGSATDLTFTASRDVTAEEINAAIKEAAAGEFGETLAYTEDPIVSTDIISDSHGCIFDAGMTKVTGGNMVKVLGWYDNEWGYTSQLVRTTAQVAAAL
- a CDS encoding phosphoglycerate kinase, translating into MAFKSLDDLLAEGVDGRHVLVRSDFNVPLDDDGNITDPGRINASLPTIEALVEGGAKVILSAHLGRPKGEVNEKYSLAPVAEALSEALGQFVALAGDVTGEDAHERANGLSEGDVMLIENVRFDPRETSKDEAERAEFAAELAALAADDGAFVSDGFGVVHRAQASVYDVAKLLPAYAGKLVQSELEVLSTVAQNPEHPYVVVLGGAKVSDKLGVIEALADKADKVIIGGGMCYTMLAAQGYNVQKSLLQEDQLDDCKSLLERFGDKLVLPVDLVAASEFAADADNKVVELDGIPEGWMSLDIGPKSVEAFAEVLASSKTVFWNGPMGVFEMEVFAQGTAGVAQAIIDATANNGSFTVVGGGDSAASVRTLGLDEAGFSHISTGGGASLEFLEGKTLPGVEVLES
- the whiA gene encoding DNA-binding protein WhiA, yielding MALTDDVKKELTATTTTRPSARAAEVAAILRFAGQLHTSNGQLAYEIELEDQAIADRFINAIQDLYDIKASSHIVGPQGSTKKSRIQLRIGAGAKELTRRLGLVTRSGHPVVGLPPQVVSGSIADNEAAWRGAFLAAGSLTEPGRSSSLEVVCPCQEAALALVGCARRLGISAKTKETRGADRVVIRDGDAIGALLTRMGAQVTRLQWEDKRRRREARASENRLVNFDDANLRRSARAAVTAAARVERAMEILGDEVPEHLADAGTLRVQHRQASLEELGRLAEPQMTKDAVAGRIRRLLSMADRRAQELGIPDTNEAINELSYDADE
- a CDS encoding bifunctional 3,4-dihydroxy-2-butanone-4-phosphate synthase/GTP cyclohydrolase II; its protein translation is MNAPLNSAVRLDSIEEAIADIAAGKAVVVVDNEDRENEGDLIFAAELATPELVAFMVRYSSGYICVPLLPEDCKRLNLPPMMGRNEDVRGTAYTVTVDANTGTTGISATSRAETMLRLADPMSVVDDFTRPGHVVPLAARPNGVLERDGHTEAAIDLARLAGLRPAGVLCEIVSEEDPTTMARSEELRRFSDEHDLKMISIEQLIQWRRHNETQVRRTVETQLPTDFGSFTALGYKHEIDGQEHVALIAGGVEELNGAEDVFVRVHSECLTGDVFHSRRCDCGQQLHQSMEIIQEAGQGIIIYLRGHEGRGIGLLAKLKAYSLQDSGLDTVDANLEQGLPEDAREYSVAGQILRDLGIKSANLLTNNPHKGEGLRGFGVEASAHTPVEVEPNADNIDYLRTKRDRMNHDLPQVARWDAAHALK
- a CDS encoding PH domain-containing protein gives rise to the protein MTDSTAGAPGDYQPKKKLTDEEILAYTTADPFAMTSTKPWELTISSPFLRKVAWVCIAIVIPVHLFMGIMLDVEFTGAYITFIDKLAFPGIGIVISIIAWLAFNRPRLRANSDGVEIRNIIGTRFYPWEVIYGMSFPEGSRMARIELPNFEYVPVWAIQSGDKEAAIAATRNFRELEAKYMPLD
- a CDS encoding riboflavin synthase, which codes for MFTGLVEEKGKVIALEELGDSIRMQIGAPVVTADAQLGDSISVNGVCLTVAELGDATFIADIMQESLNRSALGELAPQSTVNLERALLPTTRLGGHIVQGHVDGTAKLISRTPSEHWDILRFELPADLARYVVEKGSIAISGTSLTVSAIGETWFEVSLIPVTLRDTILGDLAEGDLVNLEVDVLAKYVEKMVRPQGEV
- a CDS encoding gluconeogenesis factor YvcK family protein, with the protein product MACLGGGHGLFQTLLAARQCDPTNISAIVTVADDGGSSGRLRRELDIIPPGDLRMALSALSPEDDNGQLWATTLQHRFGGTGALAGHAVGNLLIAGLAEVLGDMQAALDQVTTLTGSRGRVLPMVNQPLNIEAEVAGLDDDPRVMRPVRGQVAVATTPGQVRRVHLLPDAPQANPRALQALNEADIITLGPGSWFSSVLPHVLVPQIVDAISRSDALRVLVLNLSAEPGETSGFSVERHLHVLAQHAPKLRVDRVVVNAHMQLSGSERNHIQRAAAQLGAEVVFDDVCMVASDGLELNRHDPAKLARVIRSLHDEWVTPR
- the ribH gene encoding 6,7-dimethyl-8-ribityllumazine synthase codes for the protein MSKEGLPEVATIDATGISVAVISATWNADICDRLHERALAHAQQLGAEADGFRVVGALEIPVAVQEAARHYDAVVALGCVIRGGTPHFDYVCDSVTQGLTRIALDTSKPIANGVLTVNTHDQAVDRSGAPGAAEDKGVEAMQAALDTVLQLRNIKERASKRGL
- the uvrC gene encoding excinuclease ABC subunit UvrC, which codes for MADPSTYRPAPGTIPTDPGVYKFRDENKRVVYVGKAKNLRSRLSNYFQDITQLHPRTRQMVQTAASVEWTVVASEVEALALEYTWIKKFDPRFNVKYRDDKTYPMLAVSVGERIPRAFFYRGPRRKGVRYFGPYSHAWAVREALDLLTRVFPMRTCSKGVYNRHESLGRPCLLGYIGKCNAPCIGRVSEDEHRDTVNQLVSFMNGNTGPVVRQLTAQMQEASEALEFERAARLRDDLEAINKIMEQQAVVFTDSTDADLIAFHTDELEAAVQIFHVRDGRIRGQRGWVVERMGDQAPLEKVDEGEDDPALALLMQNFLIQFYGDAVEREKIEAEEDAALQRRGVDQESRAMPRQGKVIPREILVHTMPQESDEVVKLLEDLRGAQVDLRVPQRGDKRALMETVEKNAKDALRQHKLKRVGDLTARSAALQDIQDALGMETAPLRIECTDISHIQGTDVVASLVVFEDGVPRKSDYRRYRIKEAAGDGRSDDVGSIAEVTRRRFKRHHEDKLALPDEEAEASNFADENVIEETTDVARKFAYPPQLFIVDGGAPQVAAAQKVFDELGIVDVTLVGLAKRLEEIWVPGDDEPVILPRNSQALYLLQQIRDEAHRFAISYHRQQRSKRMRSSVLDSIPGLGPTRRTDLVKHFGSVKKLKEASQEEIAEVKGIGPKMAETIFEHLHA
- the rapZ gene encoding RNase adapter RapZ; its protein translation is MAGMTTNEMPPILLTGMSGAGLSSASKVLEDKGYYVSHNLPPHLIPEVFKAGRDNDPPVKPLAVVTDTRSRVFPGSFGEILADLEDIEVKPTILFLDARDDVLIRRFDSVRRTHPLQNGDTLKMGISREREAMEDVRDAADVIIDTTSLSVHDLRRAIEASFGSMSGNQQHVTVQSFGFKNGSPRDADLIVDVRFLPNPYWIPELRGFRGTDEPVSDYVLSQDAAEPFIENFLVMLESMLDGYRHEGKNFITVGVGCTGGHHRSVAVSEEIVRRLRQRTDLDVNVLHRDINTG